The nucleotide window TCTTTCCGACGTATATGCAATGGGCGGCAAACCTATAACGGCCCTAAATATCGCATGTTTCCCTATAAACGACGTCGATAAGGAGGTTTTTAACCTTATACTGAGCGGCGGATTGGATAAGATAAATGAAGCCGGCGTTGCTCTTTTGGGCGGTCATTCCATAGACGACAAAGAAATAAAATACGGGTTAAGCGTTACGGGCATATGCGGAATTGATAATATATATTCAAATCAGGGCGCTAAACCGGGAGATGTTTTATATCTTACCAAAAGTCTCGGCACGGGATTTGCGGTCAGCGCGATATGCACCGATTTTTTGCCGGAGGAAACTTTGGGCGAAGCATCAAAATCAATGTCCAAGCTGAATAAATATGCTTCCGAAATTGCCGTTTCTACCGGCGTCGTAAATGCGGCGACGGACGTTACGGGATTCGGTCTTGTAGGTCATTTAAGCGAAATGATGATAGCAAGCGGCTTATCTTGCGAAATATACCTGCAGTCTCTTCCTGTTATAAAAGGAGTATTGGAATTAATTAAAAAAGGTATAAATCCTGCAGGTACTAAACGCAATAGGAAGTATTTTGCCCAGTATACTTCCGTTGGAAACGAAGTCGACGAAAATTTATTATGGACGGCATTCGGCGCAGAAACGTCGGGCGGACTTATTTTATCTGTTCCTTACGATAAATCAGCCGTTTTAGAGGATACTTTTGCAAAAAAAGGCGAATCTCTATACAAAATAGGCAGAGTCTTAGAAAAAGGCGTTCGCAACGGGATTTATATAAACATTATATAGATACGGCGCCGGAATTCAATAAAAAATTATATGCAATATTCCTTAGGTATAGATTTAGGCACTACCACCGTCGCCGCCGCTTTGACGGACGAAACAAAAAAAGTTTATCCTTATAAGAGTACGATTAATCTGCAGTATTATGAATTCGGATTAGATTCCGTAAAAAGAATACAGAACGGATTGGATAAAAATTCCGTAGGCAAACTTCAAGAAAAAGCAGTTGCGACTATAAATAGTTTAATAGATTCTTTTAAGTCCGAATTAGGTTTCGGATACGAAGATATAAAGGAAATCGTGATTGCAGGAAACACCGTTATGGAAATGGCGTTTTGCGGCTACCCTTTAATTTCTTTATCAAAACCTCCTTATAAACCGTCTTCCGAAATTTTTTTTCCTGAAAACACGGCATATATCCCCGGCTTAAATATAAAAAATAAAAAAATGTTCATTTTTCCGGTATTAGACGGATTTGTGGGAGGCGATACCGTAGCTTCTATCTATTATTTAGATATGATAAACAGAGCTAAACCTGCTTTTATAGCTGATTTTGGCACTAACGTAGAAATTGCCTTAGGATATAAAGATAAAATTTATACCACCTCTGCGCCGGCCGGTCCTGCATTTGAAGGCGGAAATATAAAATTTGGTACGACTGCTTCTTCAGACGGGGCAATTTCCGAGGTTAATCTTGAAAACGGAATTTTTAAAACTAAGACTGTATCCGGTTCACGTCCTTCCGGAATATGCGGCAGCGGTATAATGAGCATAGTTTATGAACTATTAAAAGAAGGCATAATAGACGAAAACGGAAGAATACTGCCGCCGGAAGAGATAGAATCCGAAAATTTTAATGTAATTATGAAGAATGAAGAAAACGGCGAAAATGAAATAGTCGTTTATTTTGACGGGAAAAACGCCGTAAAATTTTTCCAGGATGATTTAAGGCAGTTTCAGTTTGCAAAATCGGCCGTAAAATCAGCTTCCGAAATATTATTGGAAAAATTTAAAATTTTTAGCTATAACGATTTCGACGTATTTATTTCAGGAACTTTCGGCAGTCATATAAAAACGGATATAATTGATTTAATAGATATTTTTCCTTTTAAAGGAAAAAATATTAAGGCAATTGAATCTTCGGTATTGAACGGATGTTTGAAATATATTCTTTCCGCCCGGTTAGAAAGAGAAAAAGACATAGAAAATATAATAAAAAAATCCAAAAATTTTCCTCTTTCAGGAAGCGCGATTTTCCAAAAACATTTTATTAAAAATTTAATATTTCAGCGTTTGAGCCTTTAACTGTCCGCATCCGCCGTTAATAGAGCCTCCCTTGGAAAATCTCACCGTTACAGTAAAACCTGCTTTAGATAATTTTATTTTAAACTTATCCGTCGCAAAATCATCCGGTCTTTCGAAATTTTTTAGATAAACCGAATCTTCAGCTTTATTTAAAGTAATTAAATTTATTTTTACTTTCGAAGGAGAAAACAATTTTATAATCCTTTTTGCATCTTCGATTCGGTCGTTTAAACCTTTTATAAGCACATATTCCAAGGTTATTTTATTATGAAGCGAAGGCTTTTTTAAATTTATCAGCTCTGCTATTTTTTCTATGGGGAATTTTTTATTGACGGGCATTAACATGCTTCTGGTTTCATTATCTGCGGCATTAAGAGATATTGCAAGCTTATATTTGTATTCGTTTATATCGAACCCTCCCAGAGCGTTAATCAATCCGCAAGTCGAAACGGTTATTTTTCTCGGAGCTATTCCTACAAACTTGTCGTTTGACATTATTTCCAAAGCCTTTTCGACTTCGGCTATATTATCTAACGGTTCGCCCATGCCCATAAAAACTATATTGGTAATTTTATCGTTTTCATAATTTTCGACGGTCAATAATTGCGAAATTATTTCGCCGGACGTTAAATTTCTTGAAAAACCCATTCCGGCGGTTTCGCAATAAACGCATCCCATCCTGCATCCTACCTGAGACGAAACGCATAAGGTTTTCCTGTTTTTATGCGCTATAGATACAGATTCTACGGTATCCCCGTTTTCAAATTTTATCAGATATTTTTTAGAATATCCGTCCTCGTCTTTTTCATATCTAACGTCTATTATATCGGGAAGTTTAACGTAAAAATCTTCATCTATTTTTTTTCTTAAATCTTTAGAAATATCGGACATTACGGAAAAATCAAAAATTCTGTTTTGATAAATCCATCTCATAATCTGTTCCGCGCCGTATTTTTTGAATCCGTTTACAGCGCAGTATTCTTCTAATTCTTTTTTTGATAAATTCAGTATATTTTTCATTCTTTTTTATTACGTTTTGCTAAAGGGCGGAATTGAATTCCGCCCTTTTAATATTGCTTGTCTTTATAGACAAAATATGATAAATTTTAAATAATAAGATAAAATTAATAATAATATTATATCATTAAAATAAAACATACTAAACATGAATCAAAGCGCCGTTATAAATGCAGGAGAAAATATTTACGAAAAGAGCATTAAGATAGTAGAATCATTGCTTGAAGACAATGCAGGTTTTCATAACAAATATTCATGTTTAGAGCAGCAAATAGTAAAAAGAGTTATACATGCTACGAGCGACGTAAGCTATGCCGGCTCGGTTTTTTTTAAAAATAAACCGGCGGAAAAAACAATAGAACTTATCAAAGATAAAATTGCTAAAAATGAACCGTTAAAGATAGTTTGCGATTCCGAAATGACGAAAGCCGGAATAAGCAAAAACGTAAACAAAAAAGCGGTTTTAGATGTTAATTGCTTTATAAATCATGAAAACCTGCCCAAATCGACAGGACAGACAAAATCGGCAGTTGCAATAAGGCATGCAATCGGTGAAATTTTACCGGATATAATAGTTATAGGGAATGCTCCTACCGCATTGCTTGCCGTTATAGATTATTGCGGAGAATTAACAAAAACTTCTAACTATTTTCCTTCTTTGATTGTAGGTATGCCCGTAGGGTTTGTAGGCGCTTCGGAATCTAAAACTTTATTATATGAAAACGATATATTCAATTCTATAGGAAATTTTGGAAATTTCGGCGGAAGTTCTCCCGCCGCCGCAGTTTTGAATGCTTTATTGCACGAGAGTTTATGAAGAATTATTTATTTTTTTTATCTGCATTTTTTTTCATAGCGTTTGCGGCAGAAGTTTGTGCGCGTAATGCCGCAGCCGACATATATATGCGCGTCGGTAAAAACGGAACGGTATATTTTTCCAACGTTCCGGTTTCTAACGGCTACAGTCTTTATATGCGCACTAAAAATTATAATAACCCTAAATTTGACGGCTACGGCAGTAATTTATACAAGCAAATTATTTTAAAAGCTTCAAAGAAATACCAAGTAAGCCCAAAACTTATCGAGGCGGTTATAAAAGTCGAATCGGGATATGACAGCAGCGCCGTTTCCGATAAGGGAGCGGAAGGACTAATGCAGCTTATGCCTCAAACGCAAAAAATGCTGAATGTGTCCGATCCGTTTAATCCGTCTCAAAATATTTACGGCGGCACTGAATATTTAAAAAGCCTGATAATAAAATATAACGGGAATTTGCAGCTGGCTCTTGCCGCTTATAATGCGGGAAGCAGGGCTGTAAATAAATACGGCGGAATACCTCCTTACGGGGAAACCCAAAATTATGTAAAAGAGGTATTAAATTATTACGACGGGCGATAAACTTTAATAGCAAAAATAAATAAAATGAAATCCAATAAACAGATATATAACATCCCAAATATACTTACTTTTTCAAGAATATTAATTATACCCGTAATATTTTTTCTGCTCTTTTTTAATAAAGAAATTTACGGAATAGCCGCCGCTGTTTTTTTTGCTGCCGCTATTGCAACGGATTTTATCGACGGTTATATTGCAAGGAAAAAAAACATTGTAACTAATTTGGGGATTTTTTTAGATCCTATAGCCGACAAACTGCTCGTCGTTACTATATTAATTATGCTTATTCCGATGCAAAGAATTCCTGCCTGGGTCGTAGCCGTAATAATTTTCAGGGAAATATTCGTTACCGGTCTAAGAGCTATAGCAAGCGAAAAAGGCGTTGTAATACCGGCAGGCAGAGAAGGAAAGTGGAAAACCGCATTTCAAATGTTTGGAATACTTTGTCTTCTTATATATTACAAACATTTTTATTTAAATTTTGGAGATATAGGATTAATCCTTATTTTTATCAGCATACTGTTTTCTTTGATTTCTTCTTATAAATATTTAAAAAGTGTATCCGGTATC belongs to Candidatus Acidulodesulfobacterium acidiphilum and includes:
- the selD gene encoding selenide, water dikinase SelD, which codes for MGPEDLSKILEKLSVPQNDNVLVGFGYKDDAGVYKISDNQCLIQTVDFFTPVVDDPYTFGQIAAANALSDVYAMGGKPITALNIACFPINDVDKEVFNLILSGGLDKINEAGVALLGGHSIDDKEIKYGLSVTGICGIDNIYSNQGAKPGDVLYLTKSLGTGFAVSAICTDFLPEETLGEASKSMSKLNKYASEIAVSTGVVNAATDVTGFGLVGHLSEMMIASGLSCEIYLQSLPVIKGVLELIKKGINPAGTKRNRKYFAQYTSVGNEVDENLLWTAFGAETSGGLILSVPYDKSAVLEDTFAKKGESLYKIGRVLEKGVRNGIYINII
- a CDS encoding DUF4445 domain-containing protein, with protein sequence MQYSLGIDLGTTTVAAALTDETKKVYPYKSTINLQYYEFGLDSVKRIQNGLDKNSVGKLQEKAVATINSLIDSFKSELGFGYEDIKEIVIAGNTVMEMAFCGYPLISLSKPPYKPSSEIFFPENTAYIPGLNIKNKKMFIFPVLDGFVGGDTVASIYYLDMINRAKPAFIADFGTNVEIALGYKDKIYTTSAPAGPAFEGGNIKFGTTASSDGAISEVNLENGIFKTKTVSGSRPSGICGSGIMSIVYELLKEGIIDENGRILPPEEIESENFNVIMKNEENGENEIVVYFDGKNAVKFFQDDLRQFQFAKSAVKSASEILLEKFKIFSYNDFDVFISGTFGSHIKTDIIDLIDIFPFKGKNIKAIESSVLNGCLKYILSARLEREKDIENIIKKSKNFPLSGSAIFQKHFIKNLIFQRLSL
- the rlmN gene encoding 23S rRNA (adenine(2503)-C(2))-methyltransferase RlmN, giving the protein MKNILNLSKKELEEYCAVNGFKKYGAEQIMRWIYQNRIFDFSVMSDISKDLRKKIDEDFYVKLPDIIDVRYEKDEDGYSKKYLIKFENGDTVESVSIAHKNRKTLCVSSQVGCRMGCVYCETAGMGFSRNLTSGEIISQLLTVENYENDKITNIVFMGMGEPLDNIAEVEKALEIMSNDKFVGIAPRKITVSTCGLINALGGFDINEYKYKLAISLNAADNETRSMLMPVNKKFPIEKIAELINLKKPSLHNKITLEYVLIKGLNDRIEDAKRIIKLFSPSKVKINLITLNKAEDSVYLKNFERPDDFATDKFKIKLSKAGFTVTVRFSKGGSINGGCGQLKAQTLKY
- the cbiC gene encoding precorrin-8X methylmutase (catalyzes the interconversion of precorrin-8X and cobyrinic acid); its protein translation is MNQSAVINAGENIYEKSIKIVESLLEDNAGFHNKYSCLEQQIVKRVIHATSDVSYAGSVFFKNKPAEKTIELIKDKIAKNEPLKIVCDSEMTKAGISKNVNKKAVLDVNCFINHENLPKSTGQTKSAVAIRHAIGEILPDIIVIGNAPTALLAVIDYCGELTKTSNYFPSLIVGMPVGFVGASESKTLLYENDIFNSIGNFGNFGGSSPAAAVLNALLHESL
- a CDS encoding lytic transglycosylase domain-containing protein — encoded protein: MKNYLFFLSAFFFIAFAAEVCARNAAADIYMRVGKNGTVYFSNVPVSNGYSLYMRTKNYNNPKFDGYGSNLYKQIILKASKKYQVSPKLIEAVIKVESGYDSSAVSDKGAEGLMQLMPQTQKMLNVSDPFNPSQNIYGGTEYLKSLIIKYNGNLQLALAAYNAGSRAVNKYGGIPPYGETQNYVKEVLNYYDGR
- the pgsA gene encoding CDP-diacylglycerol--glycerol-3-phosphate 3-phosphatidyltransferase produces the protein MKSNKQIYNIPNILTFSRILIIPVIFFLLFFNKEIYGIAAAVFFAAAIATDFIDGYIARKKNIVTNLGIFLDPIADKLLVVTILIMLIPMQRIPAWVVAVIIFREIFVTGLRAIASEKGVVIPAGREGKWKTAFQMFGILCLLIYYKHFYLNFGDIGLILIFISILFSLISSYKYLKSVSGILLNG